From the genome of Haloterrigena sp. KLK7, one region includes:
- a CDS encoding 50S ribosomal protein L37ae, translated as MAKKGTVGSAGRFGARYGRVARRRVSEIEDDMENAEVDGDDVTRVGTGIWKNEETGEVFTGGAYRPETPAGRTVKRSIRAALAEDDE; from the coding sequence ATGGCCAAGAAAGGAACGGTCGGTAGCGCGGGCCGGTTCGGCGCACGCTACGGTCGCGTCGCCCGACGTCGCGTCAGCGAGATCGAAGACGACATGGAAAACGCCGAAGTCGACGGCGACGATGTCACCCGCGTCGGCACCGGCATCTGGAAGAACGAGGAGACCGGCGAGGTTTTCACCGGCGGCGCCTACCGTCCGGAGACCCCCGCCGGCCGCACCGTCAAGCGCTCGATCCGCGCAGCGCTCGCCGAGGACGACGAGTAA
- a CDS encoding DUF2243 domain-containing protein produces the protein MATADSLRRRLLLAGGTIGFGFGAVVDTVIFHLTLQTHHLLSGYYDPYSLDGYRTNVFFDGLFLIATLAVTCVGFGLLWRVVNGTDRRFSTTYLVGSILVGAGVFNVFDGIVDHYVLDLHNVVHGTEAWNPHWVVVSVVMLALGLGLLRVVDRAVGPRNADAGHLE, from the coding sequence ATGGCGACGGCTGACAGCCTGCGGCGGCGACTCCTGCTCGCGGGGGGAACGATCGGCTTCGGATTCGGCGCCGTCGTCGACACGGTGATCTTCCACCTCACGTTGCAGACGCATCACCTCCTCTCGGGCTACTACGACCCGTACAGCCTCGACGGCTACCGGACGAACGTGTTCTTCGACGGGCTGTTCCTGATCGCCACGCTCGCCGTCACGTGCGTCGGCTTCGGGCTGCTCTGGCGCGTGGTCAACGGGACCGACCGCCGGTTCTCGACGACCTATCTCGTCGGCTCGATCCTCGTCGGAGCGGGCGTGTTCAACGTCTTCGACGGGATCGTCGACCACTACGTGCTCGACCTGCACAACGTCGTCCACGGGACCGAGGCGTGGAACCCCCACTGGGTGGTCGTCAGCGTCGTCATGCTCGCGCTCGGGTTGGGTCTCCTTCGGGTGGTCGACCGGGCCGTCGGCCCGAGAAACGCCGACGCGGGACACCTCGAGTGA
- a CDS encoding DNA-directed RNA polymerase subunit P: MSYKCSRCKRDVQLDEYGGVRCPYCGHRVLLKERSRDVKEVDVR, translated from the coding sequence ATGAGTTACAAGTGCTCCCGCTGTAAACGCGACGTCCAGCTCGACGAGTACGGTGGCGTCCGCTGTCCCTACTGTGGCCACCGCGTGCTCCTCAAAGAGCGCAGCCGCGACGTCAAGGAAGTCGACGTCCGGTAA
- a CDS encoding DUF2103 domain-containing protein — protein sequence MECRHCATPLEKPGDFCLVCREANTEAIVLEAARERATLTMLAADGDGGDDADSARRDDDPILGETTITTMPEDGENEVVELRNFAGLIGDEIRRKRPEEVYAGGERAVIQAVREDIHHQFYRVEDEDPVDAVLERRGNRALDVVETPPVEKIGGSHSTLIGGRTGMRAIRTVAGHPHVKKVIPGPIDAGGKGSQSGLRAKVTRADDGGNVRMLLRDGSSVQENRVVTTARDREMGERIREDLNEVLTNAEFQ from the coding sequence ATGGAGTGTCGCCACTGTGCAACGCCGCTCGAGAAACCCGGCGATTTCTGTCTCGTCTGCCGGGAAGCCAACACGGAAGCGATCGTCCTCGAGGCGGCGCGCGAACGAGCGACGCTCACGATGCTCGCGGCCGACGGTGACGGCGGAGACGACGCCGACTCGGCGAGGCGGGACGACGATCCGATTCTGGGCGAGACGACGATCACCACGATGCCCGAAGACGGCGAGAACGAGGTCGTCGAACTCCGGAACTTCGCGGGGTTGATCGGCGACGAGATCCGCCGGAAACGCCCCGAGGAGGTCTACGCCGGCGGCGAGCGCGCGGTGATTCAGGCCGTCCGCGAGGACATCCACCACCAGTTCTACCGCGTCGAGGACGAGGACCCCGTCGACGCGGTCCTCGAGCGGCGGGGCAACCGCGCGCTGGACGTGGTCGAGACGCCGCCCGTCGAGAAGATCGGCGGCAGCCACTCGACGCTGATCGGCGGCCGGACGGGGATGCGGGCGATCCGGACCGTCGCCGGCCACCCGCACGTCAAGAAGGTCATCCCGGGCCCGATCGACGCCGGCGGGAAGGGGTCGCAGTCGGGGCTTCGGGCGAAAGTTACCCGCGCCGACGACGGCGGCAACGTTCGCATGCTCCTGCGGGACGGCTCGAGCGTCCAGGAGAACCGCGTGGTCACCACCGCACGCGACCGGGAGATGGGCGAACGGATCCGCGAGGACCTCAACGAAGTGCTGACGAACGCGGAGTTCCAGTAA
- the surE gene encoding 5'/3'-nucleotidase SurE has protein sequence MDPNDAPHVLLTNDDGIDAPGLRALYDALTEVATVTVIAPDRNRSAVGRSLSYGRTSSESDDFSIDLEADAFTSPVPHADHELGYAVDGTPCDCTIVGVNALEPTPDLVVSGCNSGANLGAYVFSRSGTVSAAMEAAFLGTPSIAVSMDTLGMESELEPEDFAHAGEIAAALVEGSPGTGLFDRVDYLNVNVPRPDVDDDGFELTRPTEVYEMDAALEDGQFQLTNRLWQQMANRDIPDPEDTDRHALLEGQISVSPMRVPYDVVQTDAVRTILDDIL, from the coding sequence ATGGATCCCAACGACGCGCCCCACGTCCTCCTGACGAACGACGACGGGATCGACGCGCCCGGTCTCCGGGCGCTCTACGACGCCCTGACCGAGGTCGCCACCGTCACCGTCATCGCCCCCGACCGCAACCGGAGCGCCGTCGGCCGGTCGCTGTCCTACGGACGGACCAGTTCCGAGAGCGACGACTTCTCGATCGACCTCGAGGCCGACGCCTTCACCTCGCCGGTCCCCCACGCCGACCACGAACTCGGCTACGCCGTCGACGGCACGCCCTGTGACTGCACCATCGTCGGCGTCAACGCCCTCGAGCCGACCCCGGACCTCGTCGTCTCCGGCTGTAACTCCGGGGCGAACCTCGGCGCCTACGTCTTCTCGCGGTCGGGGACGGTCAGCGCCGCCATGGAGGCCGCCTTCCTCGGGACGCCCTCGATCGCCGTCTCGATGGACACGCTGGGCATGGAGTCGGAACTCGAGCCCGAGGACTTCGCGCACGCGGGCGAGATCGCCGCCGCGCTCGTCGAGGGGTCGCCCGGAACCGGCCTGTTCGACCGCGTCGACTACCTGAACGTCAACGTCCCGCGACCGGACGTCGACGACGACGGGTTCGAACTCACCCGACCGACGGAGGTCTACGAGATGGACGCCGCCCTCGAGGACGGGCAGTTCCAGCTCACGAATCGGCTCTGGCAGCAGATGGCCAACCGGGACATCCCCGACCCCGAGGACACCGATCGGCACGCGCTGCTCGAGGGGCAAATTTCCGTCTCGCCGATGCGGGTCCCGTACGACGTCGTGCAGACGGACGCAGTGCGGACGATTCTCGACGACATTCTGTAG
- a CDS encoding KEOPS complex subunit Pcc1, translating into MPSHDATLEFDYETPSRARLVADSVAREIGEIDDERSRTTIDRDGSVVRIEIDAADVIALRAALNTWFTLVDVAEQAADLGTAALES; encoded by the coding sequence GTGCCTTCTCACGACGCGACCCTCGAGTTCGACTACGAGACGCCGTCTCGCGCGCGGCTCGTCGCCGACAGCGTCGCCCGCGAGATCGGCGAGATCGACGACGAGCGCTCGCGGACGACCATCGATCGCGACGGCTCGGTCGTTCGCATCGAGATCGACGCCGCGGACGTGATCGCCCTGCGAGCGGCGCTGAACACCTGGTTCACGCTGGTCGACGTCGCCGAGCAGGCGGCCGATCTCGGAACGGCGGCCCTCGAGTCGTAG